In the genome of Bosea sp. ANAM02, the window GCTGCTCTGGCAGGCCCCGACGTTGCTGAACCCGCATTTCGCCTCGGGCACCAAGGACCAGATCGCCTCGCGCATCTTCTACGAGCCGCTCGCCGGCTGGGACAAGGAAGGCAACCTGATCCCGCAGCTCGCCGCGGAAGTCCCGACCAAGGCCAATGGCGGCCTCTCCGCCGACGGCAAGACCGTAACCTGGAAGATCAAGCAGGGCGTGAAATGGCATGACGGCAAGCCGCTGACCGCCGACGACGTCGTCTTCACCTGGGAATACGCCGCCGATCCGGCGACGGCCGCCTACACCACCGGCTCCTACAAGGACATCAAGGTCGAGAAGGTCGACGCGCACACCGTCAAGGTGATCTTCGCCGAGGCCACGCCATTCTGGGCCGATCCCTATGTCGGCGTCGCCGGCATGATCATCCCGAAGCATGTCTTCGGCGAGTACAAGGGCGCGAAATCGCGCGAGGCTCCCGCGAACCTCAAGCCCGTCGGCACCGGCCCCTATAAGTTCGTCGAGTTCAAGCCGGGCGACATCCTGACCGGCGCCCGCAACGAAGACTACCATGTCAAGGTCCAGCCGCATTTCGACACGATCGAGGTCAAGGGCGGCGGCGACGCGGTCTCGGCGGCGCGTGCGGTCCTGCAGACCGGCGAATACGACTATGCCTGGAACCTCCAGGTCGAGGACGAGGTCCTCAAGCGCATGGAGACCGGCGGGCGCGGCAAGATCAGCGCCGTGGCCTCGGGCGATATCGAGTTCATCACCCTCAACACGACCGATCCGTGGACCGAGGTCGATGGCGAGCGCTCCAGCGTCAAGACCAAGCACCCGACCCTGTCGGACCCGGCCGTTCGCCAGGCGATCAACCTGCTGATCGACCGCGACTCGATCCAGAAGTTCATCTATGGCCGCGGCGGCGTCGCGACCGCGAGCTTCGTCAATGCGCCGGCACAGTTCAAGTCGCAGAAGCTCAAATACGAGTTCAACATCGAGAAGGCGAACAAGATCCTCGACGATGCGGGCTGGAAGAAGGGCTCGGACGGCGTCCGCGAGAAGGACGGCAAGAAGCTCAAGTATGTCTACCAGACCTCGATCAACGCCCCGCGCCAGAAGACCCAGGCCATCATCAAGCAGGCCTGCCAGCGCGCCGGCATCGATCTGGAGCTGAAGTCGGTGACGGCCTCGGTGTTCTTCTCGTCGGACGTCGCCAATCCCGACACCTACACGAAGCTGTACGCTGACATGGAGATGTACACGACGACGCAACCGCAGCCCGATCCGGAGCGCTTCCTCAACCAGTTCGTTTCCTGGGAGATCGCGACGAAGGAGAACAAGTGGCTGGGCCGCAACGTCTCGCGCTACTCCGATCCGGAGGCCGACAAGGCCTACAAGGCCGCGCAGAAGGAGCTCGACCCGGCCAAGCGCGCCGCGCTCCTGATCAAGGTCAACGAGATCTTCTGCGAGGCCAACGTTATCCTGCCCATCCTGTCGCGGACCCGTATCGCGGCCTCGCTGAACAACCTCTCGCACGACCATTCGGGCTGGGATGTCGACAGCTGGAACATCGCGGCCTGGTATCGTAGCTAATCCCCCAATCATCCGTCACGGCGGCTTCCCCCGCCGTGACGGGCATCATGCGCGCCGGCCCGCCTCCGCGGCTGCATCAGCAGCGGGGACGGGCCGGCCGTCATCAACACTGCTTCGCGGCCCCGCCGTGCGTACAGAGACCTTTTTATGGCGACATATCTCATCAGGCGGCTGCTCATCGCCATCCCCAGCCTGCTCGGGATCAGCGTGATCCTGTTCACGATCCTGGCGCTGGCGCCGGGCGATCCGTTCTCGGAAATGGCGACGAATCCGAACGTCCCGCCTGAAGTCCGCGAGGCGCTGCGCGCCAGCTTCGGCCTCAACGATCCGGTCATGGTGCGCTATCTGCGCTGGCTGTCGAATATGGCGCAGGGTGACTGGGGCTTCTCATTCGCCAGCCGCATCAATGTCGACGACCTGATCCTGCAGCGCCTGCCGACGACGCTGTTCGTGGTCGGCTCCTCGCAGATCCTGGCGCTGTGCATCGCACTCCCGGTCGGCATCTACGCGGCGACGCGCCCCTATTCGGTCTTCGACCAGATCGCCAACACGCTGGCCTTCATCGGCTTCTCCCTGCCGACCTTCTTCACCGGCCTGCTCTTCATCCTGGTGTTCTCGGTCACGCTGGACTGGTTCCCCTTCGTCTACCGCTCCGACATCGCCGCGACTGGCTGGCGCTGGTACTGGGAGATGTTCCGCCAGGCGATCATGCCGATCACTGTGCTCGGCCTGTTCCAGGCCGCCTCCTACACGCGCTATGTCCGTTCGGCCGTGCTCGACGTCATCCGGCTCGACTATGTCACCACGGCACGCGCCAAGGGCCTGAGCGAGCGCCGGGTCACGCTCCGGCACATCACGCGCAACGCGCTGATCCCGGTCGTGACGCTTGTCGCCCTGCAGATGCCCGCCGTGTTCGGCGGCGCCCTCGTCACCGAGCAGATCTTTCGCGTGCCGGGCATCGGCTCGCTGCTCATCGACGCGATCCTCGCCAACGACACGCCGGTCATCATGGCCGTGACCTTCGTGTTCTCCTGCCTGGTCGTCTTCTTCAACCTCATCGCGGATATTCTTTATGGCTGGCTCGACCCTCGCATCTCCTTCAGCTGATCCGGCTGCGGGCGCTGCCGCGAGCCCGGCCTCGGTCTCCCCGGGGCGGGAGACCTGGCGCCGCTTCCGCCGCCACCGCCTGGCCATGGCGAGCACCGTGGTGCTCGGCCTGCTGATCCTCGGCGTCATCGTCGGCCCCTGGCTGTGGCCGGTAGCGATCAACGAGATCGACTTCTCGGCGCAGCTCCAGGGTCCCTCCTGGGCGCATCCGCTCGGGACCGACGATCTCGGCCAGGACCTCCTCGCGCGCATGATGTATGGCGGGCGCATCTCGCTCGCGGTCGGCCTGGCGGCGATGGTGGTGGCGACGATCGTCGGCGTGCTCATCGGCGCGCTGGCCGGCATGTCGCGCAAATATGCCGACCCGTTCCTGATGTGGGTAACGGACCTGTTCCTGTCCCTGCCGCAGCTCCCGCTGCTGCTCCTGATCATCTACCTGTTCCGCGAGCAACTGAAGGCCGTGTTCGGCGTCGAGGGCGGCGTCTTCGTGCTGATCGTCATCGTCATCGGCGGCCTGCGCTGGATGCCGGTGGCGCGCCTTGTGCGCGCGCAGTTCCTCTCGCTGCGCGAGAAGGAATTCGTCGAGGCGGCCCGGGCACAGGGCGCGACCAAGATGCGCCAGATGTTCCGGCACATCCTGCCGAACGCTCTGGGGCCCGTCATCGTCGCCTCGACGATCGAGGTGTCCTCGGCGATCATCGCCGAATCGACGCTCTCCTTCCTCGGCCTCGGCTTCCCGCCGGACATCCCGACCTGGGGACGCCTGCTGTTCGACGCCAAGGACCAGCTCGACACCGCTCCGCACTGGGCCCTGTTCCCAGGCGCCGCGATCTTCCTTACCGTGCTCTCGATCAACTTCATCGGCGACGGCCTGCGCGATGCGCTCGATCCGCGTCGCGTCATCTGATCCCAGGGAAGGGCTAGATATGACCTCACCGATCCTGACCGTATCGAATCTCACCACCTCCTTCCGGGTGGAAGGCCAGTGGAAGTCGGTCGTCCGCAACATCTCCTTCGACATCAAGCCGAAGGAGACGCTCGCGGTCGTCGGCGAGTCCGGCTCCGGCAAGAGCGTGACCGCGCTGTCGATCATGCGCCTGACCCCGCCGCAATCGAGCAAGATCGAGGGCTCGATCAAGCTCAACGACAAGGAGCTGCTGACGCTGCCGGATGCGGAGATGCGCCATATCCGCGGCAACGAGATCGCGATGATCTTCCAGGAGCCGATGACCTCGCTGAACCCGGTGCTGACCATCGGTTTCCAGATCGCGGAAGCGCTGATCCTGCATCGCGGCCTGTCGCGCTCGGAGGCCGAGGCCGAGACCATCCGCCTGCTGGAGAAGGTCCGCATCCCCGCGGCGAAGTCGCGCTTCCACGAGTATCCGCACCGCTTCTCGGGCGGCATGCGTCAGCGCGTGATGATCGCGATGGCGCTGGCCTGCAAGCCGAAGCTGCTGATCGCCGACGAGCCGACCACCGCGCTCGACGTGACGATCCAGGCGCAGACGCTGGAGCTGATCAAGACGCTGCAGGAGGAAGAGGGCATGTCCGTCCTCTTCATCACCCACGACATGGGCGTCGTCGCCGAAATCGCCGACCGCACGGTCGTGATGTACAACGGTGACGAGGTCGAGACCGGCGCGACCGAGGACATCTTCGCCAACCCGAAGAAGCCCTATACGAAGGCGCTGATTTCGGCCGTGCCGAAGCTCGGCTCGATGATCGGCAAGGCGCGCCCGATGCGCTTTCCGGTCGTCGACCGCAATACCGGCGAGTCCGACGTGCCGGTCGAGGTGCCCGATACCGTCAAGGCGGCCGAGCGCCCGGTCCTCGAGGTCGCGGGCCTGACCACGCGCTTCGAGATCCGCGGCGGCCTGCTCTCCGCGGTCAAGGGCCGGGTGCACGCGGTCGAGAACGTCTCGTTCAGCCTGATGGCCGGCGAGACGCTGGCGCTGGTCGGCGAATCCGGCTGCGGCAAGTCGACGACCGGCCGCTCGGTGATGCGCCTGATCGAGCCGCTCGCGGGTTCGGTCCTGCTCGACGGCGTCGACGTGCTGAAGCTCAACCAGACCGACCTGCGCGAGCAGCGCAAGCGCATGCAGATGATCTTCCAGGATCCGTTCGCCTCGCTGAACCCGCGCATGAACGTGGGCACCGCCGTCGCCGAGCCGCTGCTGATCAACCACCTCGCCAGCCGCTCGGAAGCACGCGACAAGGTCGCCGATCTGCTCCAGCGCGTCGGCCTGCAGCCGGATATGGCGAACCGCTTCCCGCACGAGTTCTCGGGCGGCCAGCGCCAGCGCATCTGCATCGCGCGCGCGCTCGCGGTCGAGCCGCGCCTGATCGTGGCCGACGAGGCGGTCTCGGCGCTCGACGTCTCGGTGAAGGCGCAGGTGGTCAACCTGATGCTCGACCTGCAGGCGCGCATGGGCCTGGGCTATCTCTTCATCTCGCACGACATGGCGGTGGTGGAGCGCGTCAGCCATCGCGTCGCGGTGATGTATCTCGGCGAAATCGTCGAGATCGGCCCGCGCGAGGCGATCTTCCAGAACCCGCAGCACCCCTATACCAAGCGCCTGCTTGCGGCGGTCCCGATCGCCGATCCGGCGCGTCGCCTGCAGAAGCGCCCGGTCTCGAACGACGAGATCAAGAGCCCCGTCCGCCCGCCCGACTATGTGCCGCCGGTACGCCAGTATCGCGAGGTCTCGCCGGGCCATGCCGTAATGATCTGGGGCGAGGAATGGGAGAAGAAGGACCCGGCCGCCATCGCGGCCTGAGCCTGCCCTCCTCGAAACGATCAGCCCGCGGCGCCAGCCGCGGGCTTTTTTGTTGCGGAGCGCCATACCGGCCCTGGAGCCGGAAGCCGAAACCGTCGCGACGGCCCCGTCCCCAATGGCTTCCCGCCGCCCTGACGACCGGCCGAGAGGCCGCTCCCTCCGGAAACGCCGAAGACGTCATCGATCTTCTGCCAAGGGGCTGCGAGTCGGATCGTCAGAGCAATCGAACCGACATGCCGCCATCGACGATCATCGGGCTTCCCGTCATGAAACTTGATCGGTCCGACAGGAGGAAAAGCGCCGCCTGAGCGATCTCTTGCGCGCTCGCCATGCGTTTCATCGGATGAAGGTTCGCGACGAAGCTCATCACATCGGGATTTCCCTCGCCTCCCGCGGGGGTGATCGTGCCTCCCGGCATCAGCGCGGTCACGCGGATGCCTTCCGAGGCATGGTCCGATGCCAATGACTGCGCCAGCCCGTTCATGCCGGCCTTGGATGCCGCATAGGCCCCCATGCCCGGCAACCCGCCGTTGCTGAAGCCCACGAAGGACGAGGTGAACACGATCGAGCCGCCGCCGCGCTTCCTGATAGCGGGGATCTGTGCCTTCGCCGCCAGGAAGGCGGAGGTGAGATTGACGGATATCACATCGTCCCAGATTGCCTTCGCCATGTCGGGTACCGGCAACATCTCCCCCACGATGCCCGCGTTGTTGAACGCGCCGTCGAGACCTCCGAACTCCCGGACCGCCAGGTCGACCAGCGCCTCGGCGTAGCCCGCGTCCCGGACGTCACCCGCCAGGACAACCGCCCTGCCGTTAGCAGCCTGGATTCGAGCCGCCAGCGCCCCGAGCTCGGCGGACCGGCGGGCGCCCAGCACCACATTGGCCCCTTCCTTCGCGAACAGTTCCGCCCCCGCCGCGCCGATCCCGCTGCTGGCGCCCGTCACGACGACCGTCTTCCCTTCCAGTTCCACGGCACTTCTCCTCCAAAGACATGAGCCGCCCTTAGAGTTGAACCAGGCCCGGGCTGACACCCGTTTCCTGCCTCGCCAGGCAGAGGCCTGTCCGAGTTTCGACGGCATGACCGCCCTGAGCTTTGGAAGCCGATCGCCCCATGTCCTCGACCGGCCGGCCCGGATGCCGAAGCACCGACCGTGTATCCGGCGCAACGCCTCCACCGTTCGACCACACCGAACAGAGCGATCGAAACAATACGATAGACAGTTTATTCCTTCTCCGACTAGGTCAGCGGAGAAGAAGGTTCTCCTACGATCATGCACGCCCCCGCCCCCTCGCCTGCACCGACCAATTCCCTGTTGCAGAACGCAGGACGCATCCTGCCAGGCCTCGGCCTCTGTGCAGGCATCAGCGCCGTCGCCTTCGTGCTGGAACATATCGAAGCCCTCGCAACCGGTCGCGCCTGGCTGGAGGCGCTGGTGCTGGCGATCCTGATCGGCACGGCCATCCGCTCGATCTGGACGCCCTCCGAAATCTGGCGGCCTGGCATCGCCTTCTCCGCGAAGATGGTGCTGGAGATCGCCATCGTGCTGCTCGGAGCCTCCTTGAACGTGGCGATGATCATGGCCGCCGGACCGGCGCTGCTGATCGGAATCGCGGTGGTGGTGGCGCTGGCGCTCGTCGTCAGTTTCCTGCTGGGCCGTGCCCTGGGTTTGCCGAAGCGCATGGCGGTTCTGGTCGCCTGCGGCAATTCCATCTGCGGCAATTCGGCCATCGCCGCCGTCGCGCCGGTGATCGGCGCCGACGGCAAGGATGTCGCCGCCTCGATCGCCTTCACCGCAGTGCTGGGCGTTCTGGTGGTGCTCGGACTGCCCCTGCTCGTCCCGCTCCTGCACATGAGCGAGACGCAATACGGCGTCCTGGCAGGGCTGACGGTCTATGCCGTCCCGCAGGTGCTGGCCGCGACCGCTCCCGTTGCGGCCGCCAGCGTCCAGATCGGCACCCTCGTCAAGCTGGTGCGCGTGCTGATGCTCGGCCCCGTCGTGCTGACGCTCTCGATCCTGGGACACCGGTTACGGGACGACCGGGAAGCCGGCACCGGCGGCGCCAGCCCGGCTTCGCGACGCCTGGCCGTCAACAAGCTCGTGCCCTGGTTCATCATCGCCTTCCTCGGCATGGCGGCGCTGCGCAGCCACGGCCTCATCCCGGAGATGGCGCTCGCCCCCCTCGCCAAGACAGCGAGCGTGCTCACCATCATTTCGATGGCGGCGCTGGGGCTCGGGGTCGATGTCCGGGTCGTCGCCCGTGCCGGCGGGCGGGTCACCGCCGCTGTGACGCTATCCCTGATCGCCCTGACGGCCGTCAGCCTCGGCCTGATCCGCCTGCTCGGCATCGCCTGAGCGGCGTTCTGCCGCTGCTCAATCCGGAATCCGCTCCCAGTCCTTGAGCCAGGGCGCAGCCGAGGCGTCGCTGGGCGCGCGCCAGTCGCCGCGCGGCGAGAGCGAGCCGCCGGACGAGACCTTCGGACCATTCGGCACGGCCGAGCGCTTGAACTGGCTGGTCTCGAAGAAGCGCCGGATGAAGACGCCGAGCCAGCGCTTGATCGCCGGCAGATCATAGGCGACGCGCTTTCCCGCCTCCATGTTGGGCGGCCAGTCTCCGGCGCCGGCATCGCGCCAGGCGTGCTCGGAGAGGAAGGCGATCTTGCTGGGCCTGAAGCCGTAGCGCGTCGTGTAGAACAGGTTGAAATCCTGCAGCGCATAGGGGCCGACGAAATCCTCGGTCTTCTGCGCCGGCTTGTCGCCATCGCCCGGCACCAGCTCCGGCGATATCTCGGTTGCGAGGATGTCGAGCATGACATCCGATGCCTCGGCGCCGAAGCGGCCGGATTGCGCAACCCAGCGGATCAGGTGCTGGATCAGCGTCTTCGGCACCGAGCCGTTGACGTTGTAATGCGACATGTGATCGCCGACGCCGTAGGTGCACCAGCCGAGCGCCAGTTCCGAGAGGTCGCCGGTGCCCATCACCAGCGCATTGTGCCGGTTGGCGAGACGGAAGAGCACGGAGGTGCGCGCGCCGGCCTGCACATTCTCGAAGGTGATATCGTAGACGGGCTCGCCCTTGGCGAAGGGATGGCCGATATCGACCAGCATCTGCCGGCAGGCCGGCGTCATGTCGATCTCCTCGGCGCTGACGCCGAGCGCGCGCATCAGGCGCCAGGCATTGTCCTTGGTGTCCTTGCTCGTGGCGAAGGCCGGCAGCGTATAGGCGAGGATGTTTTCGCGGGGCAGGCCGAGCGCATCGAATGTATGGGCCGCGACGATCAGGGCCTGCGTCGAGTCGAGGCCGCCCGAGACCCCGATCACCACCTTGTCGAGCCATGTGCTCTCCAGCCGCTTGCGCAGGCCGTGCGACTGGATGTTGTAGGCCTCGAAGCAGAGCTCGTTCAGCCTGGCGTCGTCATTCGGCACGAAGGGGAAACGATCGACCTCGCGGACGAGACCGAGATCGCTGTCGCGATCGGGCTCCAGCGCGAATTCGATACGGCGGAAGCCGAGCCGGTCACGGTTGAGGTCGGCGCTGTCGCCGAAGGTGTTCTGGCGGATGCGGTCCATCGCCAACCGTTCGAGATCGATATCGGCGCGGATGAGCTGCGGCTCGGCGGCGAAACGCTCGGCCTCGGCCAGCAGGGCACCGTTCTCGTAGATCATCGCCTGCCCGTCCCAGGCGAGGTCGGTGGTCGATTCACCGGTGCCGGCGGCGGAATAGGCATAGGCCGCGATGCAGCGGCCGGAATGCGCCTTGCAGAGCGCGTGGCGCCAGTCCGACTTGCCGATGGTGACGTTGGAAGCCGAGAGATTGAGCAGGAGCGTCGCGCCGGCGAGCGCCGCATAGGACGAAGGCGGGATCGGCGTCCAGACGTCCTCGCAGATTTCCATATGGACCACGAGATCCGGGATATCGCTCGCCGCCAGCAGGATATCTGTGCCGAAGGGCACCTCCTGCCCGCAGAGATCGATATAGAGGGCGCTGGCCCGCTCGCCCGAGGCGAACTGGCGGCGCTCATAGAATTCGCGGTAGTTCGGCAGGTAGGTCTTGGGCACGGCGGCGAGAACACGACCGCGATGGATCGCAACGGCGCAGTTGAACAGCCGCCCCTCGACGCGCAGGGGCGCACCGACCACCGCGACGCAGCGCAGGTTGCGGCTTTCGTCGACGAGCCGGGCCAGCGCGTCGTCCACGGCATCGAGCAGAGCGTTTTGCTGGAGCAGATCGTCGATGGCGTAGGCGCTGATGCCGAGTTCGGGGAACAGGCAGAGCGAGGCGGAGCCCTCCTCCGCACGCCGCAGCATCGCAATGGTCTCGGCCATGTTGAAAATCGGGTCGGCCACCTTCAACCGCGGCGCGGCACAGGCGATCCGGACGAGACCGTGGGCATGGATATTGCGGAAACTCATCGAAACCCCGTCAGCACAGGTCTGGCAAACCTGCCGCTCCGTTTATCGCGCATCGGGCAGCGACACAGCAAGCCGGCTCGCCCGCTCCGGCGCAGAGACGACCGACGTAAGGTGCCGCCCCGTCAACCCGCCGGAATTCTGCCTAAAACTTGACCAATGGACACTCAAACCTAGGCGGCTCAGGTTGACATCGTTCTAACCGAACGGCAAAGCCTCCGTTGAATCTTGATTTCGCGCCATGTGCGCCCTTCCAGCGGAAAGCCGCTCATGTCAGCTTCGGCGTCTCCTCGCCCCGTCACCGGCTCCGGCCTTTCCGATCAGCTCGCACGCATCGCAGCCAAGACCTATCGGATCGGCATCATCGGTCTCGGCTATGTCGGTATCCCGCTGGCGCTGACGGCCTGCAAGGCGGGCTTCCAGGTCGTCGGGTTCGACATCGATGCCAAGCGCGTCGCCCAGATCAACCGCGGCGAGAGCTTCATCAAGCATATCCCCACCGAGGCGATCGCCGCCGCGATCAGGGAAGACCGCTTCCGCGCCACGACCGATTTCGACGAGCTGCGCGACGTCGACGCGATCATCATCGCCGTGCCGACGCCGCTGACCAAGCATCGCGAGCCGGACCTGAGCTATGTCGAGGCGACGGCCAAGGCGATCGCACCGCGCCTGCGCAAGGGTCATCTGGTCGTGCTTGAATCGACGACATGGCCCGGCACGACGGACGAGATCATGCGCCCGATCTTCGAGAAGACCGGCCTCAAGAGCGGCGTCGATTTCCACCTCGCCTTCTCGCCCGAGCGCGAGGACCCCGGCAACCCGGATTTCGGCACCTCGACCATCCCGAAGGTGGTCGGCGGCGACGGCGCGGATGCGCTGGAGCTGGCCAACGCGGTCTATGGCGCGCTCGTGGTCAAGACCGTGCCTGTCTCCTCCTCGGCCACGGCAGAGGCGGTCAAGCTGACCGAGAACATCTTCCGCGCCGTCAACATCGCGCTCGTGAACGAGCTCAAGGTGATCTACGGCAAGATGGGCATCGATGTCTGGGAGGTGATCGATGCCGCCAAGACCAAGCCCTTCGGCTTCATGCCGTTCTATCCGGGCCCTGGCCTCGGCGGGCACTGCATCCCGATCGACCCGTTCTACCTGACGTGGAAGGCACGCGAGTTCGACGTCACCACCCGCTTCATTGAGCTCGCCGGCCAGATCAACACGGCCATGCCGCATTGGGTGGTCGACCGCGTCGCCGAGGCGCTCGACCGCCAGCAGGGCCGCGGGCTCAACAGGGCGAAGATCCTGGTGATGGGCATCGCCTACAAGAAGAACATCGACGACATGCGCGAGAGCCCCTCGCTGCGCCTGATCGAGCTGCTCGAGGAGCGCGGCGCCACGGCCGATTATCACGACCCGCACGTCGCCGTGATCCCGCCGACCCGCGAGCATGCCAATCTGACCGGCCGCGTCTCGGCCACACTTTCGCCCGAGACGATCAAGGGCTATGACGCCGTGCTGATCGCGACAGACCATGACGCGGTCGACTACAAGGCGCTCGTCGCTGCGGCCCGCCTCGTCGTCGACACGCGCAATGCCTGCGCTAAGGCCGGCCTGACCGGCGACAATATCGTCAAGGCCTGAGCCGGGACGCCCCAGGGAAACGCCAGAGAACACATTATGACGTCATTCGCGCTGATCGGTGCCGCCGGCTATATCGCGCCGCGCCACATGAAGGCCATCAAGGCCGTGGGCGGCGACCTCAAGGTCGCGTTCGACCCCAACGATTCCGTGGGCATCATCGACAGCCATTTCCCGCAGGCGCATTTCTTCACCGAATTCGAGCGCTTCGACAGGCATGTCGACAAGCTGCGCCGCCGCGACGAGCGCATCGACTATGTCGCCATCTGCTCGCCGAACTACCTGCACGACGCCCATATCCGCTTCGGCCTGCGCGCCGGCAGCGACGTGATCTGCGAGAAGCCGCTCGTCCTCAACCCCTGGAACATCGACGGGCTGATCGAGATCGAGCGCGACTCCGGCCGCAAGGTCAATACCATCCTGCAATTGCGGCTGCACCCGGCGATCCAGGCGCTGAAGCAGCGCATCGCGACCTCCAACGAGCGCCATTCCGTCGACCTGACCTACATCACCTCGCGCGGGCGCTGGTATCACGCCTCCTGGAAGGGCGACGACGCCAAGTCCGGCGGTGTCGCCACCAATATCGGCGTGCATTTCTTCGACATGCTCGCCTATGTCTTCGGCCCGCTCAAGTCGCAGACCGCGAACCTGCGCGAGGGCGAACGCGCCGGCGGCCTGCTCTCCTATGAGAAGGCCGATGTGCGCTGGTTCCTCTCGGTTGATTCCAACGACCTGCCGGACAGCGTGAAGGGCCAGAAGACGACCTACCGCTCGATCACCATGGACGGCGAGGAGGTCGAGTTCTCCGAGGGTTTCACCGACCTGCACACCCGCAGCTACGAGGAGATCCTCGCCGGCAAGGGCTACGGCCTCGAGGATGTCCGTTTCTCGATCGAGGTCGTCTCGCAGTTCCGCAATTCGTCGGTGGTCACCGGCGGCGAGACGCATCCCTTCGTCGCCAAGTATCTCAAGGGCTGAAACGTGGCCGGCGCGTCGCAGATGCGGGAAGACCCGCGCTTTCCCGGCGCGCTCGTCCATGAGAGCGCCTATGTCGACGAGGGCGCCACCCTCGGCGCCGGCACCAGGATCTGGCATTTCGTGCATGTCCTCGGCCAGACCACGGTCGGCAAAGATTGCGTGCTCGGCCAGAACGTGATGGCCGGGCCGCGCGTGACGATCGGCGACGGCTGCAAGATCCAGAATAATGTCGCGCTCTATGACGGTGTCGAGCTGGAGGCGGACGTGTTCTGCGGCCCCTCCTGCGTCTTCACCAACGTCAACAACCCGCGCGCCTTCATGAACCGCAAGGCAGAGTTCCGCCGCACGCTGGTAAAGCAGGGCGCGAGCATCGGCGCCAATGCGACGATCGTCTGCGGACATACGCTCGGTGCGTATTGCTTCATTGCCGCCGGCGCGGTGGTGACCCGGGACGTGCCGGAC includes:
- a CDS encoding nucleotide sugar dehydrogenase; this encodes MSASASPRPVTGSGLSDQLARIAAKTYRIGIIGLGYVGIPLALTACKAGFQVVGFDIDAKRVAQINRGESFIKHIPTEAIAAAIREDRFRATTDFDELRDVDAIIIAVPTPLTKHREPDLSYVEATAKAIAPRLRKGHLVVLESTTWPGTTDEIMRPIFEKTGLKSGVDFHLAFSPEREDPGNPDFGTSTIPKVVGGDGADALELANAVYGALVVKTVPVSSSATAEAVKLTENIFRAVNIALVNELKVIYGKMGIDVWEVIDAAKTKPFGFMPFYPGPGLGGHCIPIDPFYLTWKAREFDVTTRFIELAGQINTAMPHWVVDRVAEALDRQQGRGLNRAKILVMGIAYKKNIDDMRESPSLRLIELLEERGATADYHDPHVAVIPPTREHANLTGRVSATLSPETIKGYDAVLIATDHDAVDYKALVAAARLVVDTRNACAKAGLTGDNIVKA
- a CDS encoding Gfo/Idh/MocA family oxidoreductase, which codes for MTSFALIGAAGYIAPRHMKAIKAVGGDLKVAFDPNDSVGIIDSHFPQAHFFTEFERFDRHVDKLRRRDERIDYVAICSPNYLHDAHIRFGLRAGSDVICEKPLVLNPWNIDGLIEIERDSGRKVNTILQLRLHPAIQALKQRIATSNERHSVDLTYITSRGRWYHASWKGDDAKSGGVATNIGVHFFDMLAYVFGPLKSQTANLREGERAGGLLSYEKADVRWFLSVDSNDLPDSVKGQKTTYRSITMDGEEVEFSEGFTDLHTRSYEEILAGKGYGLEDVRFSIEVVSQFRNSSVVTGGETHPFVAKYLKG
- a CDS encoding NAD(+) synthase — translated: MSFRNIHAHGLVRIACAAPRLKVADPIFNMAETIAMLRRAEEGSASLCLFPELGISAYAIDDLLQQNALLDAVDDALARLVDESRNLRCVAVVGAPLRVEGRLFNCAVAIHRGRVLAAVPKTYLPNYREFYERRQFASGERASALYIDLCGQEVPFGTDILLAASDIPDLVVHMEICEDVWTPIPPSSYAALAGATLLLNLSASNVTIGKSDWRHALCKAHSGRCIAAYAYSAAGTGESTTDLAWDGQAMIYENGALLAEAERFAAEPQLIRADIDLERLAMDRIRQNTFGDSADLNRDRLGFRRIEFALEPDRDSDLGLVREVDRFPFVPNDDARLNELCFEAYNIQSHGLRKRLESTWLDKVVIGVSGGLDSTQALIVAAHTFDALGLPRENILAYTLPAFATSKDTKDNAWRLMRALGVSAEEIDMTPACRQMLVDIGHPFAKGEPVYDITFENVQAGARTSVLFRLANRHNALVMGTGDLSELALGWCTYGVGDHMSHYNVNGSVPKTLIQHLIRWVAQSGRFGAEASDVMLDILATEISPELVPGDGDKPAQKTEDFVGPYALQDFNLFYTTRYGFRPSKIAFLSEHAWRDAGAGDWPPNMEAGKRVAYDLPAIKRWLGVFIRRFFETSQFKRSAVPNGPKVSSGGSLSPRGDWRAPSDASAAPWLKDWERIPD